The Brasilonema sennae CENA114 genome includes a region encoding these proteins:
- a CDS encoding ABC transporter ATP-binding protein, translating to MQAGKILKQKLQNTLRFLPALRLVWQSSPSWTIARVVLLVIQGILPLLTIYLAKLIVDTVAASLNTADKAAAFGQVLFLIVLAGVVTLVTTLCTSLTELVNTAHSQQVSDYMQGILQAKSIEADLEYYENPQYYDTLQRAQQEAPYRPPQILNRLAQVGQNSISLLAMVGLLLSLHWGIALMLFVAGLPSMLVRVKYTRVLYRWQRKVTPQERQSMYLAWMLTSDQFAKEIRLFNLGSYFSQWYLRIRRQIYKESLVIFTARSLANFAAQAVAAILMFAVLAFIVNQAIQGVLKLGDLVLYYQALQRGQNDIKGLLSSVSGLYEDNLFLANLYEFLDLKPKLVEPLHPVPIPRPMQSGIVFNHVSFQYSTTTRQALKDINLIIRPGEVVALVGENGSGKTSLIKLLCRLYAPTSGSITIDGIDLGQFKIAELRQEISVIFQDYAKYHFTAQENIWLGNIDLPPHRESIIAAARRSGADDVITHLPQGYDTILGKLFERGEELSIGQWQKIALARAFLRDSQVIVLDEPTSAMDPKAEYEVFEKFRQLIKNQAAILISHRLSTVKMADRIYVMANGSIVESGTHDELMQLGATYAHLFETQAQQYR from the coding sequence ATGCAAGCAGGCAAAATATTAAAACAAAAACTCCAAAACACATTACGCTTTTTGCCTGCATTGCGCCTAGTTTGGCAAAGCAGTCCCAGTTGGACGATCGCTCGCGTCGTCCTCTTGGTGATCCAAGGCATACTGCCTTTACTAACAATCTATCTCGCTAAACTCATCGTCGATACGGTCGCTGCCAGCCTCAACACAGCTGACAAAGCAGCAGCCTTTGGTCAGGTATTATTCTTAATTGTCCTAGCAGGTGTAGTCACCCTAGTCACTACGCTTTGCACCTCCTTAACAGAACTGGTCAATACCGCCCACTCGCAGCAGGTGAGTGACTATATGCAAGGTATTCTCCAGGCTAAATCAATAGAAGCTGATCTAGAATATTACGAAAATCCCCAATACTACGATACTCTGCAACGTGCTCAACAAGAAGCTCCTTACCGCCCTCCCCAAATCCTGAATCGTTTGGCACAGGTGGGACAAAATAGTATTTCCTTGCTAGCAATGGTTGGCTTACTGTTGTCACTTCATTGGGGAATTGCCTTAATGTTATTTGTTGCTGGTCTCCCCTCTATGCTAGTAAGGGTAAAATACACTCGTGTTTTGTACCGTTGGCAGCGTAAAGTCACACCTCAAGAACGACAGTCGATGTACTTAGCTTGGATGCTGACATCAGACCAGTTCGCTAAAGAAATTCGCTTGTTTAATTTAGGCTCCTACTTCAGTCAATGGTATCTGCGTATCCGACGGCAAATATATAAAGAAAGCCTAGTCATTTTCACCGCACGTTCTCTGGCTAACTTTGCTGCTCAAGCTGTAGCAGCAATTTTAATGTTTGCTGTCCTTGCCTTCATCGTCAATCAAGCTATCCAAGGTGTCCTCAAACTAGGGGATCTGGTCTTGTATTATCAAGCATTGCAACGTGGACAGAACGATATTAAAGGTCTATTGAGTAGTGTGTCTGGTTTGTATGAAGACAACCTATTTCTCGCTAACCTTTATGAATTCCTTGACCTGAAACCCAAATTGGTTGAGCCTTTACATCCTGTGCCTATCCCCCGACCGATGCAAAGTGGCATTGTTTTTAATCATGTCAGTTTCCAATACTCTACCACTACCCGTCAGGCACTTAAGGATATTAACTTGATTATTCGACCAGGGGAAGTCGTAGCATTGGTGGGAGAAAACGGTTCCGGCAAAACTAGCCTCATTAAACTCTTATGCAGATTATACGCTCCAACCTCTGGAAGTATCACTATTGATGGCATTGACCTGGGCCAATTTAAAATTGCAGAATTACGTCAAGAAATTAGCGTGATTTTCCAAGACTATGCTAAGTACCACTTCACAGCTCAAGAAAACATTTGGTTAGGTAACATCGACTTACCACCGCACCGTGAAAGCATAATTGCTGCTGCCCGTCGTTCTGGTGCTGATGATGTTATTACTCATTTACCTCAAGGTTATGACACCATCCTGGGCAAGTTATTTGAGCGAGGAGAAGAACTGAGCATTGGTCAGTGGCAGAAAATAGCATTGGCAAGGGCATTTCTCCGGGACTCTCAAGTGATTGTTTTGGACGAACCTACTAGTGCGATGGATCCCAAGGCTGAATACGAGGTGTTTGAAAAGTTCCGCCAACTGATCAAAAATCAAGCTGCTATCCTGATTAGCCATCGCTTATCAACCGTCAAAATGGCGGATCGTATTTATGTGATGGCAAACGGTTCAATTGTCGAAAGTGGAACTCATGACGAATTGATGCAGTTGGGCGCTACCTATGCCCACTTGTTTGAAACCCAAGCCCAACAATATAGATGA
- a CDS encoding serine kinase — protein sequence MKIHSYSLKFFPNNQKGDSKVFAYSAYNLCIHSKLAFPELMPSELIPEITRQQPDVVISKGQIGDFENEAANGGLRLVGFLKLENSTVGRFLVELGHKIVVEPDPGIDEDLLRPFILGPAIAVLLRQRGLLVLHASSIAVKGGAIAFLGHSGWGKSTLAEAFHTKDYSILTDDLMAVKMDTDQPIVFPGFPQIKLWSDAATSLGHTPENLPLLHSMTEKRVLRFSEGFCQKLLPLKRLYVLDKGTKHTIEPLHPANAFMELVRYSRAVNLLQTPDFTKTHFEQCQKLVKQVPVCRLQRQFSLDALPDLVKLIEEDIKEGVYTS from the coding sequence ATGAAGATTCATAGCTATTCCCTTAAATTCTTCCCGAACAACCAAAAAGGTGACTCAAAGGTGTTTGCTTACTCTGCCTATAATCTCTGTATTCATTCAAAATTGGCTTTTCCTGAATTGATGCCCAGTGAACTAATACCAGAAATTACCAGGCAACAGCCAGATGTAGTCATTTCCAAGGGGCAGATCGGTGACTTTGAAAATGAAGCTGCTAATGGTGGCTTAAGGCTAGTAGGGTTTTTAAAGTTAGAAAACTCAACAGTAGGAAGGTTTTTGGTAGAGTTAGGACACAAGATTGTTGTTGAACCAGACCCAGGAATTGATGAGGATTTACTGCGTCCTTTTATTCTCGGACCAGCTATTGCAGTACTGCTCAGGCAACGAGGACTGCTTGTTCTTCACGCCAGTAGCATTGCCGTGAAAGGTGGAGCAATAGCATTTTTAGGTCATTCTGGATGGGGTAAGTCAACGCTAGCCGAAGCATTCCACACTAAAGATTACAGTATCCTCACGGATGATTTGATGGCTGTCAAGATGGATACTGACCAACCCATCGTATTTCCAGGATTTCCCCAGATTAAATTATGGTCTGATGCAGCCACTTCTTTAGGGCATACTCCGGAAAATTTGCCCCTACTACACTCAATGACGGAAAAGCGGGTTCTCCGCTTTTCCGAAGGTTTTTGCCAAAAACTGCTGCCGTTAAAGCGTCTTTACGTGCTCGACAAAGGAACTAAACACACCATTGAACCGTTGCATCCTGCAAATGCTTTCATGGAGTTGGTGCGCTATTCCCGCGCTGTCAATTTATTACAAACTCCAGACTTTACCAAGACACATTTTGAGCAGTGCCAGAAGCTAGTTAAGCAGGTACCTGTGTGCCGACTGCAACGGCAATTTTCTTTAGATGCTCTTCCGGATTTAGTGAAGTTGATAGAGGAAGATATTAAAGAGGGTGTTTACACTAGCTGA
- a CDS encoding lasso peptide, whose product MKKTYEAPRLTNHGNVSEITAFSFNSSAKDTYFGPPMASVPLQSGTGSLDGCVKNSSGQCI is encoded by the coding sequence ATGAAAAAAACTTACGAAGCCCCTAGACTTACCAATCACGGTAACGTGAGCGAGATCACAGCTTTTAGCTTTAATTCTAGTGCAAAAGATACCTATTTTGGACCGCCAATGGCTAGTGTTCCTCTTCAAAGTGGTACTGGTTCACTTGATGGTTGTGTCAAAAATAGCAGCGGGCAATGTATCTAA
- a CDS encoding lasso peptide isopeptide bond-forming cyclase → MSGIMGIYCLDKRPVDREDLGLMVEVLAHRGPDGADIWVDGSVGLGHRMLWTTPESLLEKLPLVNQTGDLAITADCRIDNRDELIHVLQFDKCPSEKITDSQLILAAYEKWGESCPEHLLGDFAFAIWDRHKQSLFCARDHMGVKPFYYYHQPGKIFAFGSEIKGLLCLKEIPHRLNEVKVGDYLASIFNDKSSTFYQDIFRLPPASCMTLSAKKMQIRSYWSLDYCRELQLGSDEEYAKALREIFAEAVLCRLRSAFPVGSHLSGGIDSSSITCMARQLLMEEEENRQLHTFSNIFDAVPECDERPFIEAVLAQGNIVSHYVHADRRGPLSDLDQIFQYHDGAIPAPTHFLVWGLNEATHKEGVRVVLDGFDGDNTLSHGEAYLTELVRKGQWSTFAKEVDDLHKLASVSPRKILQYYAFTYLEELARSGRWVTFAKQINQILQYFNVSRRSLFLHHGFKPLLPQPIRQAWQLLRGHNQPANNDRNQIVKRKFAKHISLKKRIQVLKNSQSNQPLTEREQHWRGLTSGVLTQALEVSDQYSAAFSIETRHPFMDKRLIEFCLSLPPEQKFRQSWSRFIMRRAMSNVLPEQVQWRRSKGDMSSSFLYGLLEHNREHLDRVMQNHLHSITDYVDVKALRKIYEELISIKDIKSSESVTDLLFWQVAMLAFWLDHTQLKQ, encoded by the coding sequence ATGAGCGGAATTATGGGAATTTACTGCCTGGATAAGCGCCCTGTAGATCGGGAAGATCTAGGACTAATGGTTGAAGTCTTGGCTCACCGGGGACCTGATGGTGCAGATATCTGGGTTGACGGATCTGTCGGTTTAGGGCACCGGATGCTGTGGACAACACCAGAATCTTTGCTAGAAAAACTGCCATTAGTTAACCAGACAGGTGATTTAGCAATTACTGCAGATTGTCGAATAGATAACCGGGATGAACTTATCCATGTGTTACAATTTGATAAGTGCCCATCCGAAAAAATCACGGATAGCCAGTTAATATTGGCGGCTTACGAAAAATGGGGTGAGTCCTGCCCAGAACATCTTTTAGGAGACTTTGCGTTTGCGATTTGGGATCGGCACAAGCAATCCCTGTTTTGTGCTCGCGATCACATGGGTGTTAAACCCTTTTACTATTACCATCAACCAGGTAAAATCTTTGCTTTTGGTTCTGAAATTAAGGGACTTTTATGCCTGAAGGAAATACCGCATAGGCTAAATGAAGTAAAGGTAGGCGACTATCTGGCATCCATATTTAACGATAAGTCCAGCACATTCTATCAAGATATTTTTCGTCTTCCTCCTGCCAGTTGCATGACGTTGAGCGCCAAGAAAATGCAAATTCGCTCCTACTGGTCACTTGACTATTGCCGTGAGTTGCAATTAGGATCAGATGAGGAATATGCCAAAGCATTACGTGAAATCTTTGCTGAAGCAGTGCTGTGTCGTTTGCGTAGCGCTTTTCCAGTTGGTTCTCATCTTAGTGGTGGGATAGATTCCTCTTCTATTACCTGTATGGCACGGCAATTGCTGATGGAAGAAGAAGAAAATCGCCAATTGCACACTTTCTCCAATATCTTTGATGCAGTTCCTGAATGTGATGAGCGCCCCTTTATTGAGGCTGTTTTGGCTCAGGGGAATATAGTTTCTCATTATGTTCATGCTGATAGGCGGGGTCCTTTATCAGATTTAGATCAAATTTTTCAATATCATGATGGAGCGATTCCTGCACCTACACATTTTTTGGTTTGGGGATTAAATGAAGCAACTCACAAAGAGGGGGTTCGTGTTGTTTTAGATGGCTTTGACGGTGATAATACCTTGTCTCATGGCGAAGCTTATCTGACTGAATTGGTCAGAAAAGGACAATGGTCAACTTTCGCAAAGGAAGTCGATGATTTACACAAGCTTGCTAGTGTTTCACCACGTAAAATTCTTCAATACTATGCTTTTACGTATCTCGAAGAACTGGCACGCTCTGGGAGATGGGTTACTTTTGCCAAACAAATCAATCAGATCCTGCAATACTTTAACGTCTCACGGCGATCGCTTTTCCTGCACCACGGCTTTAAGCCTTTGCTTCCTCAACCAATACGACAGGCTTGGCAATTGCTGCGCGGACACAATCAACCAGCAAATAATGACCGCAACCAAATCGTTAAGCGTAAATTTGCCAAGCATATCAGTCTCAAAAAGCGTATTCAGGTTCTCAAGAATTCACAGTCTAATCAACCCCTTACTGAAAGAGAACAGCATTGGCGGGGTTTGACTTCGGGCGTATTGACACAAGCCCTAGAAGTATCAGATCAGTATTCCGCAGCATTTTCCATTGAGACGCGCCACCCTTTTATGGATAAGCGTTTGATTGAGTTCTGTTTGTCTCTACCACCTGAACAAAAGTTTCGCCAAAGTTGGTCTCGCTTTATTATGCGTCGTGCCATGTCAAATGTTCTACCAGAACAAGTGCAGTGGCGTCGCAGCAAAGGCGATATGAGTTCCAGCTTTTTGTATGGACTATTGGAACATAATCGGGAGCATTTGGATCGAGTGATGCAAAATCATTTACATTCCATCACTGATTATGTGGATGTCAAAGCCCTACGTAAAATCTATGAAGAATTAATATCTATAAAAGACATTAAGTCCTCTGAAAGCGTAACAGACTTACTGTTCTGGCAAGTAGCCATGTTGGCTTTTTGGCTAGATCACACCCAACTCAAACAATAG
- a CDS encoding lasso peptide biosynthesis B2 protein codes for MKQLRNFLKLSGSDHSLLAITFILLGAIRLGLFFLAFRNLLKLLQKINQQNIRFPCSTQKSQISVGKIVWAVNVATRYTPGGAKCLARALTTQFLMNRYHYSSELRIGVAKEQGGQLEAHAWIEYQGWVAIGNLPDLSRFIPMPSLEGVKL; via the coding sequence ATGAAACAGTTGCGTAACTTTCTGAAACTTTCTGGGAGCGATCACTCTCTTTTAGCAATCACCTTTATCTTGCTAGGGGCAATTAGGTTGGGGCTGTTTTTTCTCGCCTTTCGGAATTTACTAAAGCTCTTGCAAAAGATAAATCAGCAAAATATTCGTTTCCCATGTTCGACTCAGAAAAGTCAAATTTCTGTAGGCAAGATTGTTTGGGCTGTTAACGTAGCAACACGCTATACGCCTGGTGGGGCAAAGTGTCTGGCTCGCGCCTTGACGACTCAGTTTCTCATGAACCGCTATCATTACTCGTCTGAATTACGTATAGGTGTTGCTAAAGAACAGGGAGGACAATTAGAGGCTCACGCTTGGATTGAGTATCAGGGATGGGTTGCGATCGGCAATCTTCCTGATCTCTCACGCTTTATCCCAATGCCATCTCTCGAAGGAGTCAAGCTATGA
- a CDS encoding PqqD family peptide modification chaperone yields MTSKSLNYKISESSIVVAAVEQISSDLGGEAVILNLRSGVYHGLNELGAKIWNFIQQPKAVKDIKHKLLEEYEVEPEVCMRDILALLEELKAVELVKVNNETVA; encoded by the coding sequence ATGACCTCAAAATCATTGAACTACAAGATCTCAGAGTCGTCGATAGTAGTAGCTGCTGTAGAGCAGATATCGTCAGATCTTGGTGGCGAAGCAGTCATTCTGAATCTCAGATCAGGAGTCTACCACGGACTCAATGAACTAGGAGCAAAGATTTGGAACTTCATTCAGCAACCCAAGGCAGTGAAAGATATTAAACACAAGCTTCTGGAAGAATATGAAGTAGAACCAGAAGTTTGTATGAGAGATATTTTGGCACTGCTGGAAGAATTGAAAGCTGTAGAGCTAGTTAAAGTTAACAATGAAACAGTTGCGTAA
- the speB gene encoding agmatinase SpeB, producing MSHQLQEYNPSSIGQINGNLFALPFDYESANLIIFGIPWEVTVSYGAGTAQGPQRVLDASAQVDLFDFDNPDGWKQGIFMVEIPQDILEKNEYYRTLAAKIIERLEQGKPLTDTPDLTPVLAEINQACQQVNQWLFEQSKQAIENGKRVAVIGGDHSSPLGYFQALAARFANYGILHIDAHADLRDAYEGFEFSHASIMFNAMKLPQISKLVQVGLRDICHDEVQMINQSHGRIVAYYDPAMKQKLYSGTTWMELCREIITHLPEYVYISFDVDGLDPKYCSSTGTPVPGGLELEQAFCLFRELVNSGRKIIGFDLCEVGDAEWDGNVGARIVYKLANLMDLSVRRS from the coding sequence ATGAGCCATCAACTCCAAGAGTACAATCCCAGTAGCATAGGTCAAATTAATGGCAACCTTTTTGCTTTACCATTTGATTACGAGTCTGCAAACCTGATTATCTTTGGTATACCCTGGGAAGTGACCGTTTCCTATGGCGCAGGCACTGCCCAAGGACCACAGCGAGTTCTGGATGCGTCGGCTCAAGTGGATTTGTTCGATTTCGATAATCCTGATGGATGGAAACAGGGAATTTTCATGGTAGAAATTCCTCAGGATATTTTAGAGAAGAACGAATATTATCGCACTTTAGCGGCAAAAATTATCGAGCGACTTGAGCAAGGTAAACCCCTGACAGATACACCAGATTTAACACCTGTGTTAGCAGAAATTAATCAAGCTTGTCAACAGGTAAATCAATGGTTGTTTGAACAGTCTAAGCAAGCAATTGAAAATGGTAAACGAGTTGCTGTGATTGGTGGGGATCACAGTTCACCCTTAGGTTACTTCCAAGCATTAGCAGCACGCTTTGCAAACTATGGCATTTTGCACATAGACGCACACGCAGATTTACGCGACGCCTATGAGGGATTTGAGTTTTCCCATGCGTCCATCATGTTCAATGCGATGAAGCTACCACAAATTTCCAAGTTAGTTCAGGTAGGCTTGCGTGATATTTGTCATGATGAAGTGCAAATGATTAACCAATCTCATGGTCGAATTGTCGCTTATTATGACCCAGCCATGAAACAAAAGCTGTATTCGGGAACGACTTGGATGGAGTTGTGTCGAGAAATTATCACTCATTTGCCTGAATATGTTTACATTAGCTTTGATGTAGATGGTCTAGATCCAAAATACTGTTCAAGTACAGGAACTCCTGTTCCGGGTGGACTGGAATTAGAGCAAGCTTTTTGTTTGTTTCGTGAATTGGTAAATAGTGGTAGAAAAATTATTGGTTTTGATCTGTGCGAAGTTGGTGATGCTGAGTGGGATGGTAATGTCGGTGCGCGGATTGTTTACAAGCTGGCGAATTTGATGGATTTATCTGTGCGACGATCATAA
- the nudC gene encoding NAD(+) diphosphatase: MHQTFIPGITPPTVQSQPSWWFAFVGNKLLVRSEGNVSQIPNLISLTEIGLTHVRTQFLGTLDGQPCYSAELPKDAIVPDGMVLQGLRELYGTLDEQLYALSGRAIQILEWDRTHQYCGHCATPTTQLSHERAKRCPNCGLVNYPRLSPAIIVLVSRGEELLLARAPRFPPGMYSLLAGFVEPGESLEETVVREVREEVGIELKDIRYFGSQPWPFPNSLMIGFTATYASGDIVIEPQELVDAAWFSKHNLPQVPPRLSIARKLIDSFVL; this comes from the coding sequence ATGCATCAAACCTTTATCCCTGGCATTACTCCACCTACAGTACAGTCTCAACCTTCCTGGTGGTTTGCGTTTGTTGGCAATAAATTGCTGGTTCGCTCCGAAGGAAACGTCAGCCAAATTCCCAATTTAATCAGTTTAACAGAAATTGGCTTGACACATGTGCGAACTCAATTCCTTGGCACCCTGGATGGTCAACCTTGTTACTCGGCAGAATTGCCCAAGGATGCGATTGTCCCCGATGGGATGGTCTTGCAGGGATTGCGCGAATTATACGGAACATTAGATGAACAGTTATATGCATTAAGTGGTCGCGCGATCCAAATCCTGGAATGGGATCGCACTCACCAATACTGCGGGCACTGTGCGACTCCCACAACCCAATTATCCCATGAGCGTGCCAAACGTTGCCCCAACTGTGGATTAGTGAATTATCCTCGCCTCTCGCCTGCGATTATCGTTCTCGTTTCTCGGGGTGAAGAACTCTTGTTGGCTCGCGCCCCTCGGTTTCCGCCAGGGATGTACAGCTTGCTAGCTGGCTTCGTAGAACCAGGAGAATCGTTAGAAGAAACGGTGGTGCGCGAAGTCCGGGAGGAAGTAGGAATTGAGTTGAAAGATATTCGCTATTTTGGCTCGCAACCTTGGCCATTTCCCAACTCACTTATGATTGGATTCACAGCCACTTATGCAAGTGGTGACATCGTCATCGAACCGCAAGAATTGGTAGATGCTGCCTGGTTTAGTAAACACAACTTACCACAAGTTCCTCCTAGGTTGAGTATTGCCCGGAAGCTTATCGACTCCTTTGTACTTTGA
- a CDS encoding 2OG-Fe(II) oxygenase produces MNYFSQHQDAFPITYLNDLRGEILASPYFATNNLNRDFVDTKGFSVVFQRCEIAEVERRFPFFKPYLDQALEPNCNAFYLNPLLLKEGSRVDPHIDRSLRSYCKTIEPPVVVSVLYVQVPPNLQGGELVLRRHKQQVGQIKPRSNMLLYFQGDLTHSVNAVKITGTRLSLVCEQYSLSETELQDVPAFTVESRAVKVKRR; encoded by the coding sequence TTGAACTACTTTTCTCAGCACCAAGACGCCTTCCCAATCACTTACCTCAACGACTTGCGAGGAGAGATTTTAGCGTCCCCCTATTTTGCAACCAACAACCTTAACCGCGACTTTGTTGACACAAAGGGGTTTTCTGTGGTATTCCAGCGTTGCGAAATTGCGGAAGTGGAACGGCGCTTTCCTTTCTTCAAGCCCTATCTCGACCAGGCGCTAGAGCCGAACTGCAACGCTTTCTATCTTAACCCGCTGCTGCTCAAAGAAGGCTCCCGCGTCGATCCGCATATTGATCGCTCTTTGCGATCTTACTGCAAAACGATTGAGCCTCCTGTGGTGGTTAGTGTTCTTTATGTGCAAGTACCGCCAAACTTGCAAGGCGGAGAACTCGTGCTGCGCCGCCACAAACAGCAAGTCGGGCAGATTAAACCACGATCTAACATGCTACTGTATTTTCAAGGCGATCTGACTCATTCGGTCAATGCTGTTAAAATCACAGGGACTCGTCTAAGCTTAGTTTGTGAACAATACAGTTTGAGTGAAACTGAACTGCAAGACGTTCCAGCGTTCACAGTGGAGTCTAGGGCGGTGAAGGTTAAGCGCAGGTAA